The Tenacibaculum sp. MAR_2010_89 sequence TATTTACATTCACTTTTAATATTTTCGGCTTATGTAGTATTTTAAAAGTACTCCTTAGTTTTCTTACAACATTGTCCTTAATTCCAGAAACTTCGTTTAATTGTGACACAAAAGTAAACCCTTGTATTCTACTTCTATAATTTAATAATTTTTGAGCTAACTCTTGATCCCCCACACAATTCACCACATCTCTTAATGTGACCTTATTTATATCAATACTTGAGAACCTAATAACCTCTTCAAATTCTTTTTGCTTCGCACTAGATCTGCTTATATTTTCAGCGTCATTTCTTTTTTTCAGATTTCTCTTAGTTACCCAATCAGGAAATTTAAAATAAGGCGCTATTTTAAAAAATAAACTATCCGATATTTTTGTTACTTGTTGAAATTCCTTTTTTGAATTTATAAATCTTCCTCTTTTTCTAAACTCATGTAATCTATCTATTTCATCTATAGACATTCCTAATTTACTCCCTTTGTAGTCAGAAATATAATTAGGATTAAACCGATATAACTTAGGTCCTTTCTTTTTAAGTTTATCTTCCCTTAGGCTATCTATTTCTTTAAAAAAAACTGCTAATTCATTTTTATCTAAATCTTCAGTTTCTTCTTCATGAAAATTTACAAATACATATATAGCTTGCAACAGGACAATAAGAATTATTAAAAAGAAAATCCCATTTCTTTGGCTTTTAGTATACCAGAAATGGGATTTGAATAACTTCATTTTATATGGAATATTTTAAGCTTTCATAACTCCGATAGCTTTCAAATACTTAGATAACTCTTCACGAACTTTAGGGAACAAGAAGCATAATCCTATCACATTTGGAACTGCCATTGCAAATATCATTGCATCAGAAAAATCAGTAACAGCACCTAAACTCGCAGCTGAACCTATAATTACAAATAAACAAAATAAGATTTTATATGCATAATCAGACGCTTTTGAACGACCAAATAAGAACATCCATCCTTGTAACCCATAGTATGACCAAGACAACATAGTTGAAAAAGCAAATAACACAACTGCTATTGTTAAAATATAAGGAAACCATGGTAATACAGAAGCAAAGGCCTTAGAAGTAGCTAAAACTCCATCAGGTGATTTTACTCCATATGTCATTATATCACCATTTCCGTTTGTAATAATAATTACTAATGCTGTCATTGTACAAACCACCACAGTATCAATAAAAGGCTCTAATAGAGCAACCAACCCTTCAGATGCAGGATATTTTGTTTTTACTGCTGAATGTGCAATCGCAGCTGAACCTACTCCAGCTTCATTTGAAAATGCAGCTCTTTGAAAACCAATAATTAGCACTCCAAGTAAACCACCTGAAATACCTTTAGCATTAAATGCTCCATCAAAAATTTGACCGAAAGCATCTCCTATTTTAGAAAAATTAGCAACTAAAATTATAACTGCTGCTAAAAAATATATTCCTACCATAAAAGGTACAATCTTCTCAGTAATATTTCCAATTCTTTTAATTCCTCCGATAATTACTACAGCTACTAAAACTGCCATAATAATACCAAAAATTAAGGCTGTAGATAAATCGTTAGATCCAATCATACTTCCAAATTGTTGAGCTGCTTGATTAGCCTGGAACATATTTCCACCACCAAACGAACCACCAACAACCATAACTGCAAATACCACAGCTAACACTTTACCTAATCCACTTTTACCAACATCAGCTAAACCTTTTTTAAGGTAATACATTGGCCCTCCATAAATAGTTCCATCTTCACCTACATCACGGTACTTAACACCTAAAGTACACTCTACAAACTTTGACGACATTCCTAATAAACCAGCAACAATCATCCAAAAAGTAGCTCCAGGACCTCCTAATGATAAAGCTACTGCAACCCCTGCAATATTACCTAAACCAACAGTTCCTGACAAAGCAGCTGTTAACGCTTGAAAATGGGTCACCTCACCTTCATTGCCTTCAACTCTAATAGTTTCAATAGCATCACCTCCTGGAGTTGGGTCTCCTGCCATAACACCAGAAGTAGCGTGATCAACATCATCATACTTCCCTCTTACTATATTAATTGATGTAGGAAATAATCGAATATTTACAAACTTGAATATAATCGTAAAAATTAAACCCGCAGAAAGTAACATAATAATAACCAAAGGCATTTCAACTCCTCCACCTAGTTTTACTGGATAAAAAACAATGCTTCCCCAAGCATCTGCAACAGGTTTAAAACCTTCATTTATCTTTTCTGCTAGTCCTTTCTCTTGTGCAAAAGTTAACATTGGCATTATTAACATTAATAATGCTAGAAGTTTTTTCTTCATAATATAAATTATAAGTTAGTTTTTTTGAATTAGTGGATTGCAATATCTTAAAAAATTGAAGTTTTGCCAACTTTTATGCGTTAAATGTAGTTTTTAAGTTAATTTTTCTTTAAAGTTTTGTAAATCTTGTTTGAAATTTTCTGGTACAAAGTTTAATTGCTCAATACTCTTACTTAAATCAAAGCCTGTTTTAGCTGGTCTTGATGCTTTTTGATTTAAACTTTGAGTTGAAATAGGCTTAATCAAGTTTTTGTTTAAATCAAACACCTCAGCAATCTCCATAGCTATTTCATATATGCTTAATAGTTTTTTGGAAGACACATTAAATACTCCTTTTGCTTTTTTATCAATAGCTAATTTGCAAGCCAACGCCAAAGGTTCAACATAGGTTGGCATTCTATATTGATCATTAACTATAGTTACTTCCTTCCCTTCTTCTAAAGATTTTTTAACCCATAACACAATATTACTTCTAGACATATCGAATACCTTTCCATACACCAAAATTGTACGTAAAATTGTGTAATGTACTGATGAAGAAGTTAACAATTCTTCAGACTTAAGCTTTGACATTCCATAATAACTTAAAGGATTTGGGTCGTCAGTTTCTTTATAATATCCTTTTTCACCATCAAAAATAAAATCTGTTGATAAATGAATCAGATGAGCATTCGTTTTTTCAGCATATTCTTTAAGAAAATGAACTACATCTACATTAAGTTTATCGCATTCTTCTTTATTATCTTCGCAAGCATCAACATTTGTCATTGCTGCAGTATTAATAATAACATCAGGAGTATAGGTTTTCAGTTTTTCTTTCAATAACATTTCATCTGTTATATCAATCGAAACATATTCAAAATCATTTCTCCCACTCCTATTATCCCCTCTAGAAAAACCTATTACCTTATATTTATCTTTTTCATTTAATAGTAAACTAACCAAACTTTGACCAAGTAAACCATTACTTCCTGTTATCACAACTCTTTTCATTAAAACAACTCTCTTAATTTTGTTATTTGTTCTGGCCTTCCTAAAACAATTAAGTTAGCACCCGCTTTTAGTGTTACTGAAGCATCAGGATTAATAATATATTCTTTTTCAGAAGTTCTATACCCTATAACAGTACAACCTGTTTGCTTTCTTAAATCTAAATCTAAAATAGTTTTATCAATATATTCTTGTGGCAAATTATTAATTGCTATCTCTTCCAAATTAGCTGTCGTATCACCTTCAATAGTTAAACGATCTACAAACTCTATCACATCTGGTGTTACTACCAATGAAGCCATATGGGCACCCCCTAACTTATCTGGCATTATAACATTATCAGCACCTGCTATTTTTAATTTACTATACGAAGTTTCTTTAGAAGCTCTACTTATTATTTTACACTTTCTATTTAATTGTTTAGCAGTAAGTACTACAAATAAATTATCGGCATCAGAAGGTAAAGCTGTTATTAAATTACTAGCATTTAAAATTCCTGCTTTTATCAAAGTTTCATCAGTTGTTGCATCTCCTTCAATATTTAGTACACCATCGTTATCTAATCGTTGTATTATTGTTTGATTTTGCTCAACTACTACAAAATCTTTTTTATAACTTTTTAATTTAGCTATAGCCTGACGTCCATTTCTGCCATAACCACAAACAATAGTATGTCCTTTCAACTTCTCTATTTTTTTTTGCACTTTTTTAATTTTTAATTGATGAAAAAACTGGCCACTTATTAAATATTCTGAAAATGAAGATACCGCATATCCGAAAATAAACAAACTAGATAAAATAAGCCCTATTGTAAATATTTTTTCTCCAGTTCCAAACGGATGTACTTCTCCAAAACCAATAGTAGTTATAGTAATAATTGTCATATACAAACCATCCACAAAAGAATAGTCAAACAAAAAACAATACCCTCCTACTCCTACTAATAAAATTAATATGGAGAATAAAACAGCTTTATATAAACGTGATTGAAATATCGTATTCATTATAAATCAAAAACCGAAGTTCTTTTAGTGTAAATCATATCTTTTAACCTTAACAAGAACGCTAAAGTTAAATACAAGCCAAAAGAAAGACCGATAGTAACAAAAGAAATATAAATAAAAAATAATCGAACATTTACAGCTCTCATACCTAATCTATCCGCTAAACGCGATGATACATAAAATCCGTTTCTCTCAAAAAAATGTCGTGTTGAATGGATTATTCTCATTATACTATTTTTCTGTTTTAACTGCAAGATACTATTTTGTTTATATCTAGTAAACTAAAATACATAAGTATTGCTTAAATTTGCTTTTTTCTGTAAATAACTCACTTTGAAAGAGCAAGAATATATCGAAGTTTATGGAGCAAGAGCCCATAATTTAAAAAACATTGACGTTAAAATTCCTCGAGAAAAACTAGTTGTAATTACTGGTTTAAGTGGAAGTGGAAAATCATCATTAGCTTTTGATACCATATATGCTGAAGGACAACGAAGATATATAGAAACGTTTTCTGCATATGCTCGCCAATTTTTAGGTGGATTAGAACGTCCAGATGTAGATAAAATAGATGGTTTATCTCCTGTTATTTCTATTGAACAAAAAACAACTAATAAAAGTCCTAGGTCAACAGTTGGAACTATTACAGAAATTTATGACTTTTTACGTTTGTTGTTTTCACGTGCTGCTGATGCATATTCTTTTAACACAGGAGAAAAAATGGTTAGTTATTCTGACGACCAAATAAAAAACTTAATTTTAAAAGATTTCGATGGAAAACGAGTTGCTGTTCTTGCTCCATTAATTAAATCTAGAAAAGGTCATTACCGTGAGTTGTTTGAACAAATATCTAAACAAGGTTTTGTTAAAATTCGAGTTGATGGAGAAATTCGTGAGATTGAGAAAGGAATGAAGCTTGATCGCTATAAAACACACGATATAGAAGTTGTTATAGATAGACTACCCATTAGCAACGCTGCTGAAAAACGCTTAGAAGAAACCATTAAAACCGCTTTATACACTGGCAATAACATATTAATGGTTATTGATATTGACGATGATAAACCTAGATATTTTAGTAGGGAACTAATGTGCCCCACAACTGGTATTGCATATCCAAACCCTGAGCCAAATACATTTTCATTTAACTCACCAAAAGGTGCATGCAACTATTGCAATGGCTTGGGAATAACTAATGAAGTTAATTTTCAAAAAATAATTCCAGATGATAGTATTTCAATTAAAAATGGAGGTATTATTCCTTTAGGAGAACAAAAAAACAGTTGGATTTTTAAACAACTTCAAACCATTGCTGAACGTTATCAATTTAAACTAACTGATCCAATTAATAAAATACCTAAAGAAGCAAAAGGCATTATTTTAAATGGTGGTAAGGAATCATTTACCATTAAATCGAAAGCTGCTGGTGTTACACGAAAATATGAAATAGATTTTGAAGGGATCGTTGCTTTTATTGAAAACCAATATAAGGATACCGACAGTTCCTCTATTAAAAGATGGGCCAAAGGTTTTATGGACGAAGTTTCTTGCTCCGTTTGTGAAGGAAAACGATTAAAAAAAGAAGCTTTACATTTTAAAATTGTTAATAATAACATTAGTGATTTAGCACAAATGGATGTTACTGAACTTGCTAATTGGTTTAAAAACATAGAAAGTGAGTTCAGTGAAAAACAACTAAAAATTGCTTCTGAAATTTTAAAAGAAATCCGAACTCGAATTCAATTTTTATTAGATGTTGGTCTAGATTACTTAACCTTAGATAGAACCTCAAAATCTTTATCTGGTGGTGAAGCGCAACGTATTCGTTTGGCTACACAAATAGGATCTCAATTGGTTGGTGTTTTATATATTTTAGATGAACCTAGTATTGGACTTCATCAACGTGATAATGAAAAACTAATTAACTCATTGATTAAACTTCGTGATGTTGGAAATTCTGTTTTAGTAGTTGAACATGATGAAGATATGATTAAACATGCCGATTTTGTATTTGATATTGGTCCTGGTGCAGGAAGGCATGGTGGAGAAGTTGTAAGTCAAGGTACTTTTGAAGATTTAAAATCTCACAAAACCCTAACTGCTGATTATTTATCTAAAAGAAAAACAATTGAAGTTCCTACTAAAAGAAGAGAAGGGAATGGAAAAACCATAAAATTATCAGGAGCATCTGGAAATAACTTAAAAAATGTTTCTGTTGAATTTCCTTTAGGTAAAATGATTTGTGTTACGGGTGTTTCAGGTAGTGGAAAATCTACTTTAATTAATGAAACATTATACCCAATTTTAAATGCGCATATCTATAGAGGTGTAAAAAAACCTATGCCTTATAAAAAAATTGAAGGGTTAGAAAATGTAGATAAAGTAATTGATATTGATCAATCACCGATAGGTAGAACACCACGTTCAAACCCTGCAACTTATACTGGGGTTTTTGGTGAAATTAGAAGTTTATATGCTAAAACACCTGAAGCATCTATCCGTGGATACAAACCTGGACGATTTAGCTTTAATGTAAAAGGAGGTCGTTGTGAAACTTGTCAAGGTGGAGGTGTTCGTGTTATTGAAATGAACTTTTTACCTGATGTACATGTAGAATGTGAAACCTGCCAAGGAAAACGTTTTAATAGAGAAACTTTGGAGATTAGGTACAAAGGAAAATCTATTTCTGATGTATTAGAAATGACAATTAATGAAGCAGTTGATTTCTTTGAATTAATTCCGAAAATACATCGTAAATTAAAAACTATTCAAGATGTTGGTTTAGGCTACATTACCTTAGGACAACGATCTACCACATTATCAGGTGGAGAAGCACAACGTATAAAACTAGCTTCTGAACTTTCAAAAAGAGATACTGGAAATACTTTTTATATTTTAGATGAACCTACTACCGGTTTACATTTTGAAGATATTCGTGTTTTAATGGAAGTACTCAATAAACTAACCAACAAAGGGAATACGGTTTTAATTATTGAACACAATTTAGACGTAATAAAACTTGCCGACTATATTATTGATGTTGGTATGGAAGGTGGAAAAGGTGGTGGAAAAATATTAGTATCTGGAACTCCAGAAAAAGTAGCTAAACATAAAACGAGTTATACCGCTAAATTTTTAAAGAAAGAACTAAAAAAATAAAGTCAAAATAAAAAACAGTCATTACGAACGAAGTGAAGTAATCTCATTATAATTTCACAGATTACTTCAAAAGTAAACTTTCTCGTAATGACGTAAACAAAAACTAACTATAAACAATCATTACGAAAGAAGTGAAGTAATCTTTCTATAACTACAGAGTACTTCAAAAAACATTTTCTAGTAACGACGCTAACAAAGACTTAATAAAAATCGTCATTACGAATGAAATAAAGTAATCTCTCTATAATTACAGACCACTTAAAAAGTTAGTTTTCTCTTACAGACTTTAAACAATTAATATTAATTCAATTGCTCTAACAACTCTTGAGCTTTTTCCTTATTGTAATAGGCTTTGTCAATAATAAGATGCAGCACCTCTTTAGCTTCAGTTAACTTGTTTTGCTTTACCAATGAAAGTGATTTAAACCAATATCCTTTTTGAGCATCAATTAAATCGCTATTTATTAAACTGTCAAGTATTTTTTCAGCACTTATATAATCTTTTAACTCTATATGTGATATTGCTTTATACATATAAACAGCACTATTATTGTTTTTATCTTGTAATAAGCTCTTACCAAAAATCACCAATGCTTTTTTATAGTCTTTGTTTTTAAAACTCTTTTCTGCTTCAATTAAATTAACTTCTGTATCATTATCTCCTCTATTCACAAAAGTAGGAAGCGATGTCTGCGAAACATACTCATTATACAAGTCACCATAATTACTGTTCGGACTTCCAGTATTAAAAAACCTGAACACACCTACCAATAAGGCAATACTTGCTGCTACTGAAATAAAGAATAATGGTCTTATTTTTCCTTTTTTCTTGTTTTTAAAAGCATCACTTCCTTCTTTAATTGTTTTTTCGAAACTCTTAGCTTCAGTACCTTTAAAAAAAGCTTCTATTTCATCAACCTCATCGTTCTCATCTATTGAAAAATTCCACGAATCTTCATTATAAGAATCAAACAACTCTTTTTCAAAATCTACTTTAATTTTAAAATCTTCGTCAGTTTTTAGCCTATCCTCAAAAGCCTTTGTTTCTATTTCTGAAAGTTCGCCTTTAAAATAACGTTCAATTAATATATCTTCTTCCATCATCATACCACTTTTAATTTCATATACCTCACATCTCCCCTAATAAGTTCAGTCAGTTTCTTTTTACACTTAAAAACTCGCTGTCGTATAACTGTTTCAGAGTTATATTCAGTAGTTGCTAAAATTTCTGCATAGGGCACTTTAGCAAAAAAAAGATTTAAAATATTTCTACAATTTTCAGACAACATTCCTAATTTTTCTACAAACAATTCTTGTTTTTTAATTTCCAAATACGACAAGGCAGTATCCCTCTCTTCACTTACCTGTTCAATAACCTCATTATTTGTTACCCTATTTTTTCTTTTATTTAATTCTCTACGCCATAAATTTCTACAAACAGTATACAGAAACCCTTCAAAACTTGACTTTATTTCAAATTTTTCTTTTTTTAATCTAACCGCTATTTGTAGTAAAGCTTTTTGAAAAACATCCTCAGCATCTTCACTATTTCCTTTGTTTTGAAGAACAAATTGCTTTATACCATAAAAACTCTGTTCATAAATTGTTTTTATAACACTTGAATCATTCTTTTCTATAGCTTCTAAAAAAAACTTTCCTTCCATTTTAACTAGTTATCTGACAAAAATAAAAAAATTATATTTGCCCTTGGGTAACATTTGATGTTTTCATAAACATCAAGTTAAGAAAACAAAATATTTATAATCATGAAAAAAAGTAATTTTATTACAAAAACCTTAATTTTATTAGTAGCTATTGTTATTTGTAGTTTTACTACAAAAAAAACACTTTTTAACAATGTAACAAAAAATAGCATTATTAATTTTGTTGAAGAGAAAAAAGAAATACTTCCTAGCGGAGGTGTATTAATTGTATATAATGAAGGTACAACTGAACAAGAAAAAAAAACAATAACTAACTGTATTGGTAAAAGTGATTTACTAAGTATAAAAGCTATTATAAAATGTGCAGAAAACCCTAATGCTGAGATTATATATTTCCAAAGAGGCTTCTCTATTTTTACTCAAGGAGATGATACCACTACAGACGGAGATGACCAACCTCAACTAGGAATAAATCCTCAAGATGTATTTAATGCTATTTCTAATTGTAGTAATGGAAAAGTCTTACTATACTCACTGAATCTAAACTGTTCTGATTCACAAACTTTATCTGGAAGTTTAGCACCAAACCCAGGAAGATAAAATGAAAACAACTCTACTTCTTTTTCTTTTTATCTTTCCTTTTCAAAACACCATTTCTCAATTTAATTATAAGGAAGTTTTAGCTAGAGATAGTTTAAACAAAATTATGGAAGAAGAAGTAGATAATTTATTAAAATCTATTATAATAAAAGACTCTACTTATGCACAAATAGCACATGCTTATTCTTATTTTTTTCATAAAAAAAGAAAAAACTATAAACTAGCTATTAAATATGCACTTATTGAAATAAAAACTTTAGAAGATTTAAATCTTAACTCTAAAGAATATACTAATGCATTATATAATTTAGGTAATTTTTATTACATATCACAACAATACAACAAAGCTATTGAATATTATAATAAAGCCATTAAATCAAATGCATTTCCTAAAAAAATTGCTCAATCATACTGCCAAATAGCTAAGTACCAAAGAATAAAAGGAGATTTCTACATGTCTCTTCAATACTATTTTAAAGGTTTACCTTTGTTAGAGAAATTTGGATCTAAAAAAAGTATAATATTACATTATCTATCATTATCTAATACATGCAATAAATTAAATACTAAAAAAAGTTCAGATATTAATTTTTTTTATCTGAAGAAAGCTGATAGTATCCTCACAAAACTACCTAAATCAAAAATAAAAAATAAAATGCGGTTTGATTTAAACAACTATTTCGCTATACTTTATACAAATGAATATAAATATAACTTTCAAAAAGCTAAAAATTATTACTTAAATAACCTAAACGAGAGTTTTAAAACAGGTATTAAAAGAAATATTGCTATTTCTAATTTAAACTTAGGAGAACTTTATTTAAACGAAAAAAAAGATAGCTGTCTTTATTTTTTTAAAAAAAGTATAGAATATGATTCTATTAATAAACTATACATACATGATACCTATAAAAATATAGCTTCTTTTTACATCTATAAAAAAGATTTTTCAGGAGCATTAAAAAACATACAAAAATCAATAAACTATAATTTTAAAGTAAAGGAGAACAACTTAATAAAACATCTAAGTAATAATAAAATATTAAACACTTTAGATAAAAACACAATTCGAAATTCTTTAAAAACCAAAACAGAAATTCTTATACAGCTTTATAATACTACTCAAAATAAAGAATATTTACAAAAAGCAATTGACAATGTACAACTCACCAATAAAATAGTAAACATTCTCATTAATTATAGTACAGAAGCTAACACAAAATACTTGTGGCGAAAAGAAATTTCAGAAACATTTAATTTAGGTATTTATTCAGCTTATTTATTAAACGATTCAAAATTAATGTTTGAGTTAATGGAAAAAAATAAAGCTTTTTTATTAGCGTTAAATATTAATGAAAATATAAAACTCACCAATTTACCTGATGAAGTTTCAAAAAAAAATAACGTATTTAAAAAAGATATTTTTCAGTTAGAAAGTGAAACAGAAATACATAAAGCTTCAAAGAAAAAAGATTCTTTATTTGATTTAAAAGTAAGCTACCAAAACTTTAAAGACTCTATTCAAAAAATATACCCGCAGTTTAGTAATCAAAACAACGAAATTCAACAAGTTTCTTTTAATCAAGTAAAAAGTAACTTACATAAAAACGATATTAAACTATACTATACACTAAATACTAGTAACGTAGATGCTAATAAGCAATCAATGTTAGGGCTACTAATTGCTAAGAACAAGGATATTCATTTTAAAATAAAAAATATTGATAGCGTTTTATTAGGGATTACTGAATACAAAAAACTAATTTCAAAACCAATTACTCAAAAACAAGAGTTAGCACGTTTTAAAAAGGTTTCGTATTCACTCTATAACCAGTTATTTCCTACTAAAGAAATTAAAGATCTTATTAAAAATAAAAATATTAGTATTGTTAGTGATGTTTCTCTAGAAAACATTCCTTTTGAAGCTTTTAATACTAGTAGCACTGGTTTACAGTATTTAGTAAACGATTGTAATATTAGCTATACTTACTCTAGCTCATTTTCTGAGTTTAATAAAAGTAGAGATAGAAAAACAAATAAAGACGTTGTTGTTTTCGCTCCTGTTAATTTTAAAAACACCGAATTATTATCTTTAGAGAATACAGAAAAAGAAGCTGCTATTATTTCAAATTTAATAGACGGAGATAGTTTTACAAACAGTAATGCTACAAAAGAAAATTTTGTTCGTAAAACGAGTAATGCTAAAATCATCCATTTAGCAACACATGCTACTGCTACTAGCAATCCGAGCATTCAGTTTTTTAATGATAATTTAAAGTTACACGAACTCTACACCTACAAAAACAACGCTGATTTAGTTGTTTTAAGTGCCTGTGAAACCAATATTGGAGAGTTAAAACAAGGTGAAGGTGTTTTAAACTTAGCTAGAGGTTTCTTTCATTCTGGAGCTAATGCCGTGGTTTCTTCTACTTGGAAAATTAATGACGCTAGCTCTTCATACATCATGAAAGAGTTTTATACAAATTTAAAAAACAAACAATCAAAGTCTGAAGCGCTTAATAATGCGAAACGTACCTACTTAAAAAATCATAGCCTATCAGAACAGTCTCCTTATTATTGGGCTTCATTTGTATTAATTGGTGATACTTCTCCTGTTTTTACTACTAATTATTTTTATTATGTAGGTATTCTTTTTATTATTGGTTTATTGTTGTTTTTCTATTTTAGGAGAAGAAATAAATCACAATAACAGATAAAAATTGCTATTTAAAACCAACACATATAGAATACAGCTTTTTATTGTTACTTTATTGTTTTTCCTT is a genomic window containing:
- a CDS encoding sodium:alanine symporter family protein, with protein sequence MKKKLLALLMLIMPMLTFAQEKGLAEKINEGFKPVADAWGSIVFYPVKLGGGVEMPLVIIMLLSAGLIFTIIFKFVNIRLFPTSINIVRGKYDDVDHATSGVMAGDPTPGGDAIETIRVEGNEGEVTHFQALTAALSGTVGLGNIAGVAVALSLGGPGATFWMIVAGLLGMSSKFVECTLGVKYRDVGEDGTIYGGPMYYLKKGLADVGKSGLGKVLAVVFAVMVVGGSFGGGNMFQANQAAQQFGSMIGSNDLSTALIFGIIMAVLVAVVIIGGIKRIGNITEKIVPFMVGIYFLAAVIILVANFSKIGDAFGQIFDGAFNAKGISGGLLGVLIIGFQRAAFSNEAGVGSAAIAHSAVKTKYPASEGLVALLEPFIDTVVVCTMTALVIIITNGNGDIMTYGVKSPDGVLATSKAFASVLPWFPYILTIAVVLFAFSTMLSWSYYGLQGWMFLFGRSKASDYAYKILFCLFVIIGSAASLGAVTDFSDAMIFAMAVPNVIGLCFLFPKVREELSKYLKAIGVMKA
- a CDS encoding TrkA family potassium uptake protein, producing MNTIFQSRLYKAVLFSILILLVGVGGYCFLFDYSFVDGLYMTIITITTIGFGEVHPFGTGEKIFTIGLILSSLFIFGYAVSSFSEYLISGQFFHQLKIKKVQKKIEKLKGHTIVCGYGRNGRQAIAKLKSYKKDFVVVEQNQTIIQRLDNDGVLNIEGDATTDETLIKAGILNASNLITALPSDADNLFVVLTAKQLNRKCKIISRASKETSYSKLKIAGADNVIMPDKLGGAHMASLVVTPDVIEFVDRLTIEGDTTANLEEIAINNLPQEYIDKTILDLDLRKQTGCTVIGYRTSEKEYIINPDASVTLKAGANLIVLGRPEQITKLRELF
- a CDS encoding PspC domain-containing protein, with the protein product MRIIHSTRHFFERNGFYVSSRLADRLGMRAVNVRLFFIYISFVTIGLSFGLYLTLAFLLRLKDMIYTKRTSVFDL
- a CDS encoding helix-hairpin-helix domain-containing protein; its protein translation is MKLFKSHFWYTKSQRNGIFFLIILIVLLQAIYVFVNFHEEETEDLDKNELAVFFKEIDSLREDKLKKKGPKLYRFNPNYISDYKGSKLGMSIDEIDRLHEFRKRGRFINSKKEFQQVTKISDSLFFKIAPYFKFPDWVTKRNLKKRNDAENISRSSAKQKEFEEVIRFSSIDINKVTLRDVVNCVGDQELAQKLLNYRSRIQGFTFVSQLNEVSGIKDNVVRKLRSTFKILHKPKILKVNVNTATFKEVLRNPYIDYILCKKIFDYKEEVAEIQNIAELKNISGFPLKKYARIVLYLEAK
- the uvrA gene encoding excinuclease ABC subunit UvrA, which translates into the protein MKEQEYIEVYGARAHNLKNIDVKIPREKLVVITGLSGSGKSSLAFDTIYAEGQRRYIETFSAYARQFLGGLERPDVDKIDGLSPVISIEQKTTNKSPRSTVGTITEIYDFLRLLFSRAADAYSFNTGEKMVSYSDDQIKNLILKDFDGKRVAVLAPLIKSRKGHYRELFEQISKQGFVKIRVDGEIREIEKGMKLDRYKTHDIEVVIDRLPISNAAEKRLEETIKTALYTGNNILMVIDIDDDKPRYFSRELMCPTTGIAYPNPEPNTFSFNSPKGACNYCNGLGITNEVNFQKIIPDDSISIKNGGIIPLGEQKNSWIFKQLQTIAERYQFKLTDPINKIPKEAKGIILNGGKESFTIKSKAAGVTRKYEIDFEGIVAFIENQYKDTDSSSIKRWAKGFMDEVSCSVCEGKRLKKEALHFKIVNNNISDLAQMDVTELANWFKNIESEFSEKQLKIASEILKEIRTRIQFLLDVGLDYLTLDRTSKSLSGGEAQRIRLATQIGSQLVGVLYILDEPSIGLHQRDNEKLINSLIKLRDVGNSVLVVEHDEDMIKHADFVFDIGPGAGRHGGEVVSQGTFEDLKSHKTLTADYLSKRKTIEVPTKRREGNGKTIKLSGASGNNLKNVSVEFPLGKMICVTGVSGSGKSTLINETLYPILNAHIYRGVKKPMPYKKIEGLENVDKVIDIDQSPIGRTPRSNPATYTGVFGEIRSLYAKTPEASIRGYKPGRFSFNVKGGRCETCQGGGVRVIEMNFLPDVHVECETCQGKRFNRETLEIRYKGKSISDVLEMTINEAVDFFELIPKIHRKLKTIQDVGLGYITLGQRSTTLSGGEAQRIKLASELSKRDTGNTFYILDEPTTGLHFEDIRVLMEVLNKLTNKGNTVLIIEHNLDVIKLADYIIDVGMEGGKGGGKILVSGTPEKVAKHKTSYTAKFLKKELKK
- a CDS encoding SDR family oxidoreductase is translated as MKRVVITGSNGLLGQSLVSLLLNEKDKYKVIGFSRGDNRSGRNDFEYVSIDITDEMLLKEKLKTYTPDVIINTAAMTNVDACEDNKEECDKLNVDVVHFLKEYAEKTNAHLIHLSTDFIFDGEKGYYKETDDPNPLSYYGMSKLKSEELLTSSSVHYTILRTILVYGKVFDMSRSNIVLWVKKSLEEGKEVTIVNDQYRMPTYVEPLALACKLAIDKKAKGVFNVSSKKLLSIYEIAMEIAEVFDLNKNLIKPISTQSLNQKASRPAKTGFDLSKSIEQLNFVPENFKQDLQNFKEKLT
- a CDS encoding RNA polymerase sigma factor, whose protein sequence is MEGKFFLEAIEKNDSSVIKTIYEQSFYGIKQFVLQNKGNSEDAEDVFQKALLQIAVRLKKEKFEIKSSFEGFLYTVCRNLWRRELNKRKNRVTNNEVIEQVSEERDTALSYLEIKKQELFVEKLGMLSENCRNILNLFFAKVPYAEILATTEYNSETVIRQRVFKCKKKLTELIRGDVRYMKLKVV
- a CDS encoding tetratricopeptide repeat protein; the protein is MMEEDILIERYFKGELSEIETKAFEDRLKTDEDFKIKVDFEKELFDSYNEDSWNFSIDENDEVDEIEAFFKGTEAKSFEKTIKEGSDAFKNKKKGKIRPLFFISVAASIALLVGVFRFFNTGSPNSNYGDLYNEYVSQTSLPTFVNRGDNDTEVNLIEAEKSFKNKDYKKALVIFGKSLLQDKNNNSAVYMYKAISHIELKDYISAEKILDSLINSDLIDAQKGYWFKSLSLVKQNKLTEAKEVLHLIIDKAYYNKEKAQELLEQLN